A single region of the Vicia villosa cultivar HV-30 ecotype Madison, WI linkage group LG4, Vvil1.0, whole genome shotgun sequence genome encodes:
- the LOC131594264 gene encoding methyl-CpG-binding domain-containing protein 2-like — protein sequence MYRGKFSLTPKNQVNDLAGSGSPNDQHKSLPEPIYVSSSSSDDESNKSNDDASKQLVLYDPVINGDNTIQSPDPFQFKPPPRPRSKPSSSTPRILPAVGAFTVQCASCFKWRLIPTKEKYEEIREYILQQPFVCEKAREWRPDITCDDPEDISQDGSRIWAIDKPSIAQPPDGWQRLLRIRGEGSSKFADIYYVAPSGKKLRSMVEVQKFLSEHPEYMTDGVTLSRFSFQIPKPLQENYVRKRSYAKSVEPEQVSPLAWVSPEDGTNSNEGRLGLPAPFMEEYDPDSHPAKKQATRSFFP from the exons ATGTATCGTGGGAAGTTTTCACTTACACCCAAGAATCAAGTCAATGACTTAGCAGGTTCAGGTTCTCCTAATGATCAACATAAAAGTCTTCCAGAACCCATATATGTTTCTTCTTCGTCTTCAGATGATGAAAGTAACAAGTCTAATGATGACGCATCTAAACAATTAGTACTTTATGACCCTGTGATAAATGGAGacaacacaattcaatccccggATCCTTTTCAGTTTAAGCCTCCACCGCGTCCACGGAGTAAACCTTCAAGTTCAACTCCTAGAATTTTACCAGCAGTTGGTGCTTTCACTGTTCAATGTGCTTCCTGTTTTAAATGGAGGTTGATTCCAACAAAGGAAAAATACGAAGAAATACGCGAGTATATCCTTCAACAACCTTTTGTTTGTGAAAAAGCTCGTGAATGGCGGCCCGATATAACTTGTGATGATCCAGAGGATATTTCCCAGGATGGTAGTAGAATTTGGGCTATTGACAAGCCTAGCATTGCACAGCCTCCAGATGGATGGCAGCGACTTCTACGAATTAGAGGTGAAGGAAGCAGCAAATTTGCAGATAT ATACTATGTAGCACCATCAGGCAAGAAATTGCGCTCTATGGTCGAGGTTCAGAA GTTCTTGTCGGAACATCCAGAATACATGACAGATGGCGTTACTCTTTCACGGTTCTCATTTCAAATACCTAAGCCATTGCAAGAAAACTATGTGAGGAAACGCTCTTATGCTAAATCAGTTGAACCTGAACAAG TGAGTCCTCTAGCTTGGGTAAGTCCAGAAGACGGCACTAATTCAAATGAGGGAAGACTTGGGCTTCCTGCTCCTTTTATGGAAGAATATGACCCTGACAGCCATCCTGCAAAGAAGCAAGCAACCCGGAGTTTTTTTCCATAA
- the LOC131594262 gene encoding pollen receptor-like kinase 1 yields MAPKLFITSLTIFFFSILIKISSSISDIDSLLKLKTSFQNTDAALSSWNTSIPPCDGDNANWSGVLCYKGHIWGFKLENMNLKGTIDVNAIKDLPYIRTISFMNNQFDSPWPNLNKLSGLKTLFLSNNKFSGDIPDDTFKSMQWLKKIHLSNNQFTGPIPSSLASLPRLISLKLDGNKFSGPIPQFQHTFKSFSVANNQLEGQIPATLSKIPASSFSGNEKLCGAPLGACSSQKKPPSPSSSSSSSPSSSINVNSIVVVVLVSLALLVIAAVILFFLIRRRKKSEQGAIADGGGVGLIGNTSSNNTVDSSSIQKRGPSSSNNINISDDPGGSIRSRGSSNHSSRREEMKLSFVREEASEQFDLQDLLRASAEILGSGCHSSSYKAALLTGSTVVVKRFKEMNNVGREEFTEHMRRLGRLNHPNLISLLAYYYKRDEKLFITNFIHNGSLAVRLHGYQAIGQVSLDWPKRLKIVKGVAQGIEYLYKEMPNLIAPHGQLKSSNVLLSESMEPILTDYGLIPVINQDIAHEIMVAYKSPEYLQHGRITKKTDVWSLGLLTLEILTGKYPANFIQQSEVSLANWVDSVVQEEWPSQVFDNDMEYSRNSEGEIVKLLKIALACCDMDVDKRLDLKEAVDRIQEVQTQEDINEEDL; encoded by the exons ATGGCACCAAAACTCTTCATCACTTCTTTAACCATCTTCTTTTTTTCTATTCTCATCAAAATTTCATCTTCTATTTCAGATATAGATTCTCTCCTCAAATTGAAAACCTCTTTTCAAAACACCGACGCTGCGTTATCGTCATGGAACACATCTATCCCTCCGTGTGATGGTGATAATGCTAATTGGTCAGGTGTTCTTTGCTATAAAGGACATATTTGGGGATTCAAACTCGAAAACATGAACCTTAAAGGCACCATCGACGTTAATGCAATCAAGGATTTACCTTATATCAGAACCATTAGTTTCATGAACAACCAATTCGATTCACCCTGGCCCAACCTCAACAAACTCTCTGGTCTCAAGACCCTTTTTCTTTCCAATAATAAATTCTCTGGCGACATTCCCGATGACACGTTTAAGAGCATGCAATGGTTGAAGAAAATTCATCTGTCTAACAACCAGTTCACTGGTCCTATTCCATCTTCCCTTGCTTCGTTGCCGAGGCTCATATCCTTGAAGTTGGATGGAAATAAATTCAGTGGTCCTATTCCTCAATTTCAACACACTTTTAAATCATTCAGTGTAGCAAATAATCAATTAGAGGGTCAAATACCTGCCACCCTTAGCAAGATTCCAGCTTCATCTTTTTCTG GTAATGAAAAGCTGTGTGGAGCCCCTTTAGGAGCATGCTCATCCCAAAAGAAACcgccatcaccatcatcatcatcttcatcatcaccatcatcatccatAAATGTAAACAGTATTGTGGTTGTGGTTCTTGTTAGTCTTGCATTGCTTGTGATTGCAGCAGTAATATTATTTTTCCTtattagaagaagaaaaaaaagtgaacaaGGAGCAATAGCAGATGGAGGAGGAGTAGGTTTAATTGGCAACACCAGCAGCAACAACACTGTGGATAGTAGTAGTATTCAAAAGAGAGGACCATCATcatcaaataatattaatatttcagATGATCCGGGAGGTTCAATACGGTCACGCGGAAGCAGCAACCACAGTAGCAGAAGAGAAGAAATGAAGTTATCTTTTGTTAGGGAAGAAGCATCAGAACAATTTGATTTACAAGATCTTTTGAGAGCCTCTGCTGAGATATTAGGAAGTGGCTGTCACAGTTCATCTTACAAGGCTGCGCTATTGACCGGCTCCACCGTTGTTGTAAAAAGATTCAAAGAGATGAACAATGTTGGTAGGGAAGAGTTTACAGAACACATGAGAAGATTAGGAAGGTTGAATCATCCTAATCTCATTTCTCTCTTAGCATACTACTACAAAAGAGACGAAAAACTCTTCATTACCAACTTCATTCACAATGGCAGCTTAGCCGTCCGTCTTCACG GATACCAAGCTATAGGACAAGTAAGCCTTGATTGGCCGAAGAGGTTGAAGATTGTGAAAGGTGTAGCACAAGGTATTGAATATTTGTACAAAGAGATGCCGAACTTGATTGCGCCTCACGGTCAACTTAAATCTTCAAATGTTCTATTGAGTGAGTCTATGGAGCCTATACTAACAGACTATGGATTAATACCTGTGATAAACCAAGATATTGCTCATGAAATAATGGTTGCATACAAGTCACCCGAGTATTTGCAGCATGGGAGGATCACTAAGAAGACTGATGTATGGAGTCTTGGTTTACTCACTTTGGAAATTCTAACTGGAAAATACCCTGCTAATTTTATACAACAAAGCGAGGTGAGTTTGGCGAATTGGGTTGATTCAGTTGTGCAAGAAGAGTGGCCTAGTCAAGTGTTTGATAACGATATGGAGTATAGTAGAAATAGCGAGGGAGAGATAGTTAAGCTTTTGAAGATCGCATTGGCTTGTTGTGATATGGATGTTGATAAGAGATTAGATTTAAAAGAAGCTGTTGACAGAATTCAAGAGGTACAAACACAAGAAGATATTAATGAGGAGGATCTGTAG
- the LOC131594265 gene encoding uncharacterized protein LOC131594265 gives MGGGMEANKNKYIEEWGAVRENLEHNFRWTRRNLLLVGIFGLAVPVLVYKGIVKEFHMQDEDNGRPYRKFKP, from the exons atgggTGGAGGAATGGAAGCAAACAAGAACAAATACATTGAAGAATGGGGCGCTGTTAGAGAGAATCTGGAACACAATTTCCGTTGGACTCGCCGTAACCTTCTTCTTGTTGGAATCTTCGGTCTCGCTGTTCCCGTTCTCGTCTACAAAGGCATCGTCAAGGAATTC CATATGCAAGATGAAGATAATGGCAGACCATACAGGAAGTTCAAGCCTTAA
- the LOC131594260 gene encoding U-box domain-containing protein 52-like: MSRLNSEKKLGAGRVVAVAIENNKTSQHAAKWAVENLLPKDQCLYLIHVKQKINSSSSVSSSSSNSDINDDTFDSESKDLFDSFRVFCNRKSIQCREVLLEDADISKALIDCISTHCIELLVLGASSRGGIVRRFRTTDVPTTVSKAAPTFCTVYIISKGKISTVRSATAPIPKPPAPMSAPMIAPPTPSRSQQFQQQYAMPTRSPERSDPQLSRNYPPRPVSDRHTTYGMRQGLDDEQEMISPFNRRGHKAYESSVPDSDISFVSSGRPSIDRIFPSMYNIEDLDTSMSSGIPAGRLSDFDARSSFASSYSGGGGPKSIDMSSPLDNYSFNSQGSGGALSSSRLSDGGDEVEAEMRRLKLELKQTMEMYSSACKEALNAKQKAIELQRWKSEEEKKLEEAREGEGAAMAMVELEQEKCKAALKAAEASQRIATLEAQKRMNVERKSEMEASQRRKADDSFNPMHSTARYRRYSIEEIEDATQRFSDSLKIGEGGYGPVFRCELDHTQVAIKVLKSDAAQGRAQFNQEVEVLSCIRHPNMVLLLGACPEFGCIVYEYMANGSLDDCLFRRGKSPPLPWQLRFQIAAEIATGLLFLHQTKPEPIVHRDLKPGNILLDRNYVSKIGDVGLARLVPPSVQDTVTQYRMTSTAGTFCYIDPEYQQTGMLGIKSDIYSLGIMLLQMITAKPPMGLTHHVGRSIEKGTFHDMLDPAVQDWPVEHALHFAKLSLQCAEMRRKDRPDLGKVVLPELNKLRIFAEENMPMMMFRGGSAAFNPRSTNYFLNSTASTNQDIMSESDSLSGISGYESRSSTSSLGRL, encoded by the exons ATGTCTCGGTTgaattcagaaaagaaactcGGTGCAGGCCGTGTCGTTGCTGTTGCTATTGAGAATAACAAAACAAGCCAACATGCTGCTAAATGGGCTGTTGAAAATCTTCTTCCTAAAGATCAATGCCTCTATCTCATTCAtgttaaacaaaaaattaattcCTCCTCTTCCGTCTCATCGTCATCAT CTAATAGCGATATAAACGACGATACCTTTGATAGCGAATCAAAAGATCTTTTTGATTCCTTCCGCGTTTTCTGCAATAGAAAAAGC ATACAATGCAGAGAAGTGTTGTTGGAGGATGCAGATATATCAAAGGCATTAATAGATTGCATTTCAACTCATTGCATTGAGCTTCTTGTGTTAGGAGCATCATCAAGGGGTGGTATTGTTAG AAGATTTAGGACAACGGATGTTCCTACCACTGTTTCAAAAGCTGCACCAACATTCTGCACTGTGTATATAATATCGAAAGGAAAGATTTCGACTGTTAGATCTGCGACAGCTCCAATTCCAAAACCACCCGCGCCTATGTCGGCGCCTATGATTGCGCCACCAACACCGTCACGTAGTCAACAGTTTCAACAGCAATATGCAATGCCGACTCGAAGTCCCGAAAGATCCGACCCTCAGTTGAGCAGAAACTACCCGCCACGAC CTGTATCGGATAGGCATACAACATATGGGATGCGACAGGGGCTGGATGATGAACAAGAAATGAT ATCACCGTTCAACAGGAGAGGACACAAAGCATACGAGTCATCGGTTCCTGATTCAGATATATCATTTGTGAGCAGTGGAAGACCAAGTATTGATCGAATATTCCCTTCGATGTATAACATTGAAGATCTAGACACTAGTATGAGTAGCGGAATTCCCGCCGGCAGGCTTTCAGATTTTGATGCAAGAAGCAGCTTTGCTTCATCCTATTCTGGAGGAGGAGGACCAAAGTCAATTGACATGTCTTCTCCTTTGGATAACTATTCATTCAACTCTCAAGGCAGTGGTGGTGCGCTTTCTTCATCAAGGCTATCTGATGGCGGAGATGAAGTCGAGGCAGAGATGAGAAGGCTTAAGCTTGAACTCAAACAAACTATGGAAATGTACAGTTCAGCTTGTAAGGAAGCACTCAATGCCAAACAGAAGGCAATAGAACTTCAACGTTGGAAAtccgaagaagaaaagaaattggAAGAGGCAAGAGAAGGTGAAGGAGCAGCTATGGCTATGGTAGAGTTGGAGCAAGAAAAGTGTAAAGCTGCACTCAAGGCAGCGGAAGCGTCTCAGAGAATCGCAACGTTGGAAGCACAAAAGCGAATGAACGTAGAAAGAAAAAGCGAAATGGAAGCAAGTCAGAGGAGAAAAGCTGACGATTCTTTTAATCCAATGCATAGCACTGCTAGATATAGAAGATACAGTATTGAGGAAATTGAAGATGCGACACAAAGGTTTTCAGACAGTCTCAAAATTGGTGAAGGAGGGTATGGTCCTGTTTTCAGATGTGAACTTGATCATACGCAGGTTGCTATCAAAGTGTTGAAATCAGATGCAGCTCAAGGAAGGGCACAATTTAATCAGGAAGTTGAAGTTTTGAGTTGCATAAGACATCCAAATATGGTGCTTCTGTTAGGAGCATGTCCTGAATTTGGCTGTATAGTGTATGAGTACATGGCTAATGGAAGTTTGGATGATTGTTTGTTCAGGAGAGGAAAGTCACCCCCTCTTCCTTGGCAGTTGCGATTTCAAATTGCTGCTGAGATAGCCACTGGACTCCTTTTCCTTCACCAGACTAAACCTGAACCGATTGTGCACCGTGACTTGAAACCTGGAAACATTTTGCTTGACAGAAACTATGTGAGCAAGATTGGTGATGTTGGTTTGGCAAGGCTTGTTCCTCCTTCTGTTCAAGATACTGTCACTCAGTATCGCATGACTTCGACTGCTGGAACTTTTTGTTACATTGACCCTGAGTACCAGCAAACCGGCATGCTTGGTATCAAATCTGATATCTACTCACTTGGAATCATGCTTTTACAAATGATTACCGCCAAGCCTCCAATGGGTTTGACTCATCATGTTGGTAGATCTATTGAAAAGGGAACTTTTCATGACATGCTTGATCCTGCTGTTCAGGACTGGCCTGTTGAACACGCCTTGCATTTTGCCAAACTTTCCCTTCAGTGTGCAGAAATGAGGAGAAAAGATAGACCCGATCTTGGAAAAGTTGTGCTTCCTGAGCTCAACAAACTCAGAATATTCGCCGAAGAAAACATGCCTATGATGATGTTTAGAGGCGGTAGTGCAGCATTCAATCCCAGAAGTACCAATTATTTCTTGAATTCCACCGCTTCCACAAATCAA GACATTATGAGTGAATCAGATTCTTTGTCTGGCATCTCCGGATACGAAAGCCGTTCAAGCACATCATCATTGGGGAGACTGTAA
- the LOC131594263 gene encoding protein APEM9, whose amino-acid sequence MEDSNSETPTWEEIEVSESYLVCSMYEQAALLASSILKRFPRDYDHRDTETQDMLQSTAMVLIQAFNQLGRISEILDQLRMYFVSLKAIPAQVLLTGVCFQIAQGSALGVREFLEEFLSGWTLGDGQYDAVIAEANVEHGSSLERHFVLGIDEYLEVVEVYAITLIATVLEDVDLAISWVENAPLPEENRQELLRRLHSMHSLKNTILSQVSSLQSPTTASNNNETYSLKELHDSRGSPEALKGKYADNKMYRSKDGRTKLSERIETCFWCFRSINLKFGNMEFVVPSGKIMLGCLILFVCYVIKRKQSTLKRTVRRHVVAVKRALVDLWQLAFSYQVNPLAAVEPLAAATRQGQ is encoded by the exons ATGGAAGATTCGAACTCCGAGACACCGACATGGGAAGAAATCGAGGTTTCAGAGAG CTATCTTGTTTGCTCCATGTATGAACAAGCTGCATTATTAGCTTCCTCTATTTTAAAACGCTTTCCCCGTGATTATGATCATAGAGACACTGAAACTCAGGATATGCTTCAATCAACTGCTATGGTCCTCATTCAAGCATTCAATCAGCTTGGCAGGATATCGGAAATTCTTGATCAACTTAGAATGTATTTTGTTTCGCTAAAAGCTATTCCTGCACAAGTGCTCCTTACTGG agtttgttTTCAAATAGCGCAAGGTTCTGCTTTGGGTGTTCGGGAATTTCTTGAAGAATTTCTTAGTGGATGGACTCTTGGTGATGGGCAATATGATGCTGTAATTGCAGAAGCAAATGTAGAGCATGGGAGTAGTTTAGAAAGGCATTTTGTTCTTGGAATTGATGAATATTTGGAAGTTGTTGAGGTTTATGCCATCACACTCATTGCAACGGTTCTAGAAGATGTAGATCTTGCAATTTCCTGGGTTGAAAATGCTCCGTTGCCTGAGGAAAATCGACAG GAACTTCTGAGAAGGTTACACTCTATGCACTCTCTTAAAAATACCATTTTGTCTCAAGTTTCCTCTCTACAATCACCTACAACGGCTTCAAATAACAATGAAACTTATTCGTTGAAAGAATTACACGATAGTAGAGGATCGCCTGAAGCATTGAAAGGCAAGTATGCCGACAATAAAATGTATAGGTCCAAAGATGGAAGGACAAAATTGTCTGAACGAATAGAGACATGTTTCTGGTGTTTCCGTTCTATTAATTTGAAGTTTGGTAATATGGAGTTTGTTGTACCTAGTGGGAAGATTATGCTTGGTTGTTTGATCTTGTTTGTCTGCTACGTTATCAAAAGAAAGCAATCTACTTTGAAAAG GACTGTAAGAAGACATGTGGTCGCAGTGAAGAGGGCTTTGGTCGATTTGTGGCAGCTTGCATTTTCGTATCAAGTTAATCCTTTAGCCGCTGTTGAACCACTCGCTGCTGCAACACGTCAAGGTCAGTGA